CCGGGTCGGCGACATGGACCGGCTCCTCGAACTGGTCCGCTACGGCCTCGGAGTGGCGGTCGTGCCCGAACCGATCGCGCAGCGCAGCGGGCTTCGGCGGATTCGCATGAACACCGGAAACCGGTGCCGCACTCTCGCACTCGTCGGCCGCACCAACGCGTCCCCCAGTAGGGCCGCGAGACTCTTCCTCGACCTGCTCACCGATCCGATCGCATGACCCCGGTGCCGAGCGAGTGTTCTCATCCCACCGAGCGTGATTCCAGGGCGATGTCCGAACCGTCCGTCAGGTCCCGCACCTCCGCGTAGCGCTCCCGCACGTGCGGGGTCGGGTCGGCCTCGTAGCGGCGTGTCGCGCCGGATTCCCACGCCGGGGGCTCGTCGCCTCCGCGCAGCACCCACGCCGCCTGCCTGGCGGCGCCCCGCGCCACATACTCCCCCGGTTCGGGAACGTCGACAGGCATGCCCAGCACCGCCGGTGCCATCTCGCACACCGCCTGCGAGCGCGCCCCACCGCCGACGAGCAGCACCCGCCGGACCTCGGTGCCCTGAGCCCGGATGTGGTCGATGCCGTCGGCCAGCGAACACAGCAGGCCCTCGAACGCCGCGCGGGCGACATGCGCGGGCGTCGCCGTTCCGAGCCGCAGCCCGTGCAGGGCGCCCGTCGCGCCGGGACGGTTCGGGGTACGCTCCCCTTCCAGATACGGGACCAGCACGAGTCCGTCGCTGCCCGCCGGCGCCGAGAATGCGAGCCGCGTGAGCTCGGTGTGGTCGACCCCGAGCATCGTCGCGGTGGCGTCCAGTACCCGGGCCCCGTTGAGCGTGCACACCAGTGGCAGATGCCGGCCGGTCGCGTCGGCGAATCCCGCGACGTAACCGTCTGCGTCGCGGGCCGGTGTCGTGGACACCGCGCACACCACGCCCGACGTGCCGATCGAGACGACCACATCGCCTTCGCGGACGTCGAGAGCCAGCGCGCTCGCCGCATTGTCGCCGGCCCCCGGACCGAGCAGGGCACCGGCGACCGTCTCCCCGACACTCTCGGCCGGCCCGGCGACCCGCGGGAGGAATGGGCTCGGCCGGCGCAGGGCCTGTTCGAGCAGATCGTGTCGGTAGGTGTCGGTGGATGCGTCGAAGTAGCCGGTGCCGCTCGCGTCACTGCGATCGGTGGCGAGCCGGTCGAGGTCGCGGTCGGTGCGCATCGTCCACGTCAGCCAGTCGTGCGGCAGGCACAACGCCGCCGTGCGGTCGGCATTGCCGGGTTCGTGGTCGGCGAGCCAGCGTGCCTTCGCGACGGTGATCGCGGCAAGCGGGACCACCCCCACGGCCTCGGCCCACGCGCCCGCGCCACCGGCCTCGTCGACGAGATCGGTCGCTGCCGCTGCGGATCTCGTGTCGTTCCACAACAACGCGTCGCGGACCACGTCGCCGCGCTCGTCGAGGCACACCATGCCGTGCTGCTGCGCTCCCACCGAGATCGCCGAGACGTCGTCGAGTCCGCCCGCTTCCGAACACGCCCGCTCGAAGGCAGCACGCCACTCCAGCGGGTCGACCGCGGTGCCGGACGGATGGGGAGCGCGACCCTCGCGCACGACGGCCCCGGTGTCGGCGTCGCACACGACGACCTTGCAGGACTGGGTGGACGAATCGATCCCGGCGACGAGCGTCATCGCGCCGCCTCCCGGGCCGCGGTGCGGTCGGCCAGCGTGGGCAGGTCGGCACCGGCGCGGGCCACCGTCAGACCGGACGTCCACGCGGCGATGTCGAACACATCGCGCACATCGTCGATCCCAATGCCACGCAGTCGTTCCCGACGGTCGGCCCCGAGGAGACCGCAGGTCCACAATCCGTCGAGCAGACCGGTGGTGAAGGCGTCGCCGGCGCCGACCGTGTCGACCACCTCGACCCGCACGGCGGGTACCTCGACAGTCCCGGCCGCGCACAGCGCCACCGCACCTTGTTCTCCACGGGTCACCGCAACGATCGCCGGCCCTCGCGAGAGCCAATCCCGCGCGGTGTCGAGGGGATTACGATCGGGCGCGAACCACGTCAGGTCCTCGTCGCTGGCCTTGACCACGTCGGCGAGCGAGACCAGACGTTCGATCCGTTCCCGTCCGCGCGCCGGGTCGTCGATCAGCGCCGGTCGGACGTTCGGATCGAAGCTCACCGTGGATGTTCCTGCCTGCTGCGCAACGAGTTCGGCGACGAGATCGCAGCCGGGTTCGAGCACCGTCGCGATGGACCCGGTGTGCACGAGCACGGCGTCCACCGACGGCGGCGGCTCGACAGGATCCCAGACGATGTCGAATTCGTACGTCGCGGAACCCTTCTCGTCGATCTCCGCCTGCGCGGTCGCCGTGCGCTCGGCTGCTGCGCTCCCCGGCGTCAGCGACACCCCGGAGGCCGCGAGGTGATCGACTATCCGCCGTCCGCGGGCGTCGGTGCCGACGCGTGTCGTGAACTGCACGGGCCGGCCGAGCCGGCCCAGACCGAGCGCGACGTTGAGCGGACTCCCGCCCACGTGCTCGACGGGTTCGGCGCCGCCGCGGTGGACGATGTCGACGAGGGCTTCTCCGACGACGAGGGCGTGGCCGTTCATTCCGGCTCCCCCGGAAGTTCCTTCAGGGTGGCGCGTGCGCCGTCGCTGTGCAGGGCGTTGAGCGCCCAGGTGTAGGCGTCGACGAAACGGTGGTTCTGCGCGAGATCACCGAAGACCTCGGCGTTCTCGATGAAGGCGGTGGGATGCGTGAGTTGTCCTCGCGCGATCGGGACGAGCGTGTCGGCGAGCCGGTCGACCACCTCGATCGGTTGTCCCTGTTCGTCGATGCCTTCGGCGTAGCGCGCCCACGAAGCGACGATCGCCGCGGACAACCGCACGTGCCCATTGGCGGCAAGGTTCTCCCGGATCACGGGCACCAGCCACTTCGGAATGCGATCGGACGACTCGGCGCACAGGCGTGCGATCGTGTCCCGGATCTCGGGGTTCGCGAACCTCTCGATCAGGGTGGTCTTGTACTCGTCGAGATCGATGCCCGGCACCGGTTTCAGGGTCGGTGTCGCTTCGGTGTCCATGTACGCACGGACGAATCCGGCGAGGAGCGGATCCTGCGCGGCCTCGTGGACGAGGCGGTATCCCATGAGATACGCGAAATAGCAGAGTCCCTGGTGACCGGCGTTGAGCAGACGCAACTTCATCAGCTCGTAGGGAGCGACGTCGTCGACGATCTGGACTCCCGCATCCTCGAAGGGCGGTCGCCCGTCGGCGAAGTCCTCCTCGAGCACCCAGGAGGTGAAGGGTTCGGCGGCGACCGGCCAGCGGTCCTGCACGTCGAAGCGTTCGGAGAGCGCCGAGACCACCTCGTCGGTGGTCACCGGGGTGATCCGGTCGACCATCGAGTTGGGGAAACGGACGTGCTCGGTGATCCATTCTGCGAGATCGGGATTCAGAAGGCGCGCGTATTCGCTGAAGACGCGACGCGCGACGGTTCCGTTGCCCTCGATGTTGTCGCACGACATCACCGTCGGAGCGCGCAGTCCTCGCTCCCGGCGCCGGGCGAGAGCCTCGGTGACGAGACCGAAGACGGTGGCCGGGGGTTCGCCGGACCGCAGATCGTGTTGCACGGCCGGATCGTCGACGTCGAACTCACCGGTGTCGTGACGGATGTTGTAACCGCCCTCGGTGACGGTCAGCGAGATGATCCGGGTGGTCGGGGCCGCGAGGAGCTCGACGACCGCCTCGGGATCGTCTGGGGCGTAACGATAGTCGACGATGGAGCCGATCACCCGCGGCTCCCAGGTGCCGTCGGGGTGGGTGAGCACCAGCGTGTACAGGTGGTCCTGGACGGCGAGCGCCTCCTGCATACGGCGATCACCGGGGAGCACCCCGACGCCGCAGATACCCCATTCCTTCGCCTTCCCCTGTTCGAGGAGCCGGTCTACGTACATCGCCTGGTGCGCGCGGTGGAATCCGCCCACACCGAAGTGCACGATGCCGACGGAGACGTCGTCCCGACGGTAGGTCGGGACGGGCACACCCAACTCGGGAAGCGTCTGCTCGTTCACGTGCATGGATCTTCAGTCCTTTCCCGCCGGATCGGTCACGTCCACGACGGCCTTGATGTTTCCGGGTGTCCGATCGGATTCGAGTGCGTCGGCGGTCTTGTCGAGGGGGAACCGGGCGGTGACCATCGAGTCGAGATCGACCCGTCCCGCCCCGAGGAGCGCGAGCGCGGTCGGCCACGTGTTCGCGTAACGGAACACGCCGGTCAGGATCAGTTCGCGGTTCTGGACCCACTGCACCGGCAGGGTCATGGTCTCGGCGCCGGATCCGACGAGGACGACGGTGCCGCCGGGACGGACCGCGCGGATGCCCGAATCGACGGCGGCGGGGGCGCCGGACGCGTCGACGTAGGCGTCCACGCGCAGGGCCGACGGGTCGTCGACGCTGGGATCGAGCGCAGCGCTCGCCCCGAACGACAGTGCGGTCTCGCGTCGTCGCTCGTCGAGGTCGGTGACGACGACCTCGACCGCACCGAAGGCGCGCGCGACCTGTGCGACGACGATGCCGACGGGCCCGGCACCGGTGACGAGGACTCGTGAGCCGGCGGTGACACGGGCCTTCCGGACGGCCGCGATACCGACCGACAGCGGCTCGCACAGGGCGGCGGCATCGTCGGACACGGTGTCCGGAACGGGATGCGCGAAGGCCGCCCCGATGGTGACGTACTCGCACAGCGCGCCGTCGACGGGCGGTGTGGCGAAGAAGCGCATGTGCGGGCACAGGTTGTAGTCGCCGCGGCGCGTCTCCTCGGTGAGCGGGTCGGGGCGTTGCGGTTCGATCGAGACCCGCTCGCCGATCCGGCTCTGCGGAACACCGTCCCCGACCGCGACCACGACCCCGGAAGCCTCGTGGCCGAGCACGATCGGATCGGTCACGACGAACTCGCCGATACGTCCTTCGCGGTAGTAGTGCGCGTCCGAACCGCACACCCCTACGGTGGTCACCCGGACGAGGACGTCGCCGGGCTCCGGTGCAGGTAGTGGCCTTTCCTGCATCTCGATGCGGCCCGGTTCGAGAAGTACGGCGGCACGCATCGTGTCCGGGAGCGGCGGGCGAACTGTTGTGTGGGTCACACTGTGATGCTAACGTACTGAGCAGATGCACGCACCCCTGAGCAGATGCTCACGGAGCGTCCGAATACTGCTCACACCAAGGAGAGCTCGTGACCGCCCCCGGCCCCACCAACATCCCGGACACGGAGAGCCCGGTATCCACCGATGATCTCCGTCTCGCCGTGCGGGCCGCAACGCTCTACTACCTCGACGGACTCACGCAGGCCGAGGTGGCGCAGCGTCTCGGCGTCTCCCGTCCCACCGCCGGCCGGCTCGTCGCGCGCGCTCGCGCCCAGGGCCTGGTGCGCATCGAGGTCACCGTGCCACCCGCCTGGCGCGACGACCTGCACGCCGAGACCGAACGGGCACTCGAAGAGCGATACGGGCTCGTCGAGGCCGTGGTGGTCGGGCGCCGGGTCGACGACGCGGGTCCGATCGAGGACTCCGCAAGCTTCACCGCCCTCGGGCGCGCCGCCGCCGGCCTGCTCACCCGCCGTCTCCACCCCTCCGACACCCTCGGATTCACGTGGGGTCCGGAGACCGTCGCCGTGGCACAGGCCATCCCGTCGGGTGTCGCCAGTTGCGCCACGATCGTCCAACTCGACGGCTCCATCTCCATGAGCGCCTACCAGACAGGTACCGAGTTCGTCCTCGGCCGCTGCGCAGAACAGCTTCGGGCGCAACCGCTCCGGCTTCCCGCACCGCTGTACGCCGATCCGTCCACGGTCGCGTCGATGCGCGCCGACTCGTTGATCTCCCGCACGCTCGAGGTCGGGCGCCGCGCGGAGGCGATGATCTTCGGTGTGGGCGCCGTGTCGACCTCGACCACCCTGTTCGAGGGCAGCTTCCTCGACACCACGATGCTCAACGAACTCGACGGCCTCGGTGCGGTCGGTGAGATCGGCGGCCGGTTCTTCCGTGCCGACGGCACCGCCGTGCACGGCGAACTCGAAAGCCGCACCATGTCGGTACCTCTCGACGACGTCCGCGACTGCCCCGCCACGATTCTCGTCACCGGCGGACAGTCCAAGCACCGCGCTGTACTCGGTGCTCTCCGAGGCGGTCTCGCGAACATGCTCGTCTGCGACATCGCGTGCGCCCAGTACCTGCTCGACCATCCCGACCAACGCCCTCGAGAACGGCACCCCGAAGGACGAGGCACCACCGAAATGAGGTAGACCATCGTGCCTACAGCAAGAAGATCCATCCGCGCGGCCGCGGCAGGAGCCGTGGCCCTGAGCGTCGCACTGACCGGTTGTGCCGGTGCAGGATCAATCGGTACGTCCGGCCGCACCGTCACCATCGCGATGGTGTCGAACTCCCAGATGCAGGACGCACAGCAACTCGCGTCGCAGTTCGAGGCCGAGAACCCGGAGATCGACCTGAAGTTCGTCACCCTCTCCGAGAACCAGGCCCGCGCCAAGATCACCGCGTCCACGGCGATGGGCGGTGGCGAGTTCGACGTCGTGATGATCAGCAACTACGAGACTCCCCAGTGGGCGGAGTACGGCTGGCTCACGAATCTGTCACCGTACATCGAGCAGACCGACGGCTACGACGCCGACGACATCATTCCCTCGCTGCGCGAAGCACTCTCGTACGAGGGCGATCTGTACTCGGTGCCCTTCTACGGCGAATCGTCGTTCCTCATGTATCGCAAGGACCTGTTCGAACAGGCCGGCATCACGCTGTCCGACCCGCCGACCTGGACCGAGGTCGCCGAGGCCGCAGCGCAACTCGACAGCCCCGACATCAACGGCATCTGTCTGCGCGGCAAGCCCGGCTGGGGTGAGCTGCTCGCACCGCTCGACACCGTCATCAACACCTTCGGCGGACGGTGGTTCGACGAGAACTGGAACGCACAGCTGAACAGTCCCGAGGTACGCGAAGCGGTGCAGTTCTATGTCGACCTCGTCCGCGAGTACGGTCAGCCCGGTGCCGCGACGAGCGGATTCAGCGAGTGCGCCACGCAACTCGCGCAGGGCCGGGTCGCCATGTGGTACGACTCCACCTCCGCCGTCTCGACCCTCGAGGATCCCGCGTCGAGCAACGTCGTCGGGAAGATCGGCTACGCGGCCGCGCCCGTCCAGGAGAAGGACCCCTCGGGCTGGCTCTACACCTGGTCGCTC
This window of the Rhodococcus pyridinivorans genome carries:
- a CDS encoding carbohydrate kinase family protein, which translates into the protein MNGHALVVGEALVDIVHRGGAEPVEHVGGSPLNVALGLGRLGRPVQFTTRVGTDARGRRIVDHLAASGVSLTPGSAAAERTATAQAEIDEKGSATYEFDIVWDPVEPPPSVDAVLVHTGSIATVLEPGCDLVAELVAQQAGTSTVSFDPNVRPALIDDPARGRERIERLVSLADVVKASDEDLTWFAPDRNPLDTARDWLSRGPAIVAVTRGEQGAVALCAAGTVEVPAVRVEVVDTVGAGDAFTTGLLDGLWTCGLLGADRRERLRGIGIDDVRDVFDIAAWTSGLTVARAGADLPTLADRTAAREAAR
- a CDS encoding xylulokinase, which codes for MTLVAGIDSSTQSCKVVVCDADTGAVVREGRAPHPSGTAVDPLEWRAAFERACSEAGGLDDVSAISVGAQQHGMVCLDERGDVVRDALLWNDTRSAAAATDLVDEAGGAGAWAEAVGVVPLAAITVAKARWLADHEPGNADRTAALCLPHDWLTWTMRTDRDLDRLATDRSDASGTGYFDASTDTYRHDLLEQALRRPSPFLPRVAGPAESVGETVAGALLGPGAGDNAASALALDVREGDVVVSIGTSGVVCAVSTTPARDADGYVAGFADATGRHLPLVCTLNGARVLDATATMLGVDHTELTRLAFSAPAGSDGLVLVPYLEGERTPNRPGATGALHGLRLGTATPAHVARAAFEGLLCSLADGIDHIRAQGTEVRRVLLVGGGARSQAVCEMAPAVLGMPVDVPEPGEYVARGAARQAAWVLRGGDEPPAWESGATRRYEADPTPHVRERYAEVRDLTDGSDIALESRSVG
- a CDS encoding NAD(P)-dependent alcohol dehydrogenase, with translation MRAAVLLEPGRIEMQERPLPAPEPGDVLVRVTTVGVCGSDAHYYREGRIGEFVVTDPIVLGHEASGVVVAVGDGVPQSRIGERVSIEPQRPDPLTEETRRGDYNLCPHMRFFATPPVDGALCEYVTIGAAFAHPVPDTVSDDAAALCEPLSVGIAAVRKARVTAGSRVLVTGAGPVGIVVAQVARAFGAVEVVVTDLDERRRETALSFGASAALDPSVDDPSALRVDAYVDASGAPAAVDSGIRAVRPGGTVVLVGSGAETMTLPVQWVQNRELILTGVFRYANTWPTALALLGAGRVDLDSMVTARFPLDKTADALESDRTPGNIKAVVDVTDPAGKD
- a CDS encoding sugar-binding transcriptional regulator, giving the protein MTAPGPTNIPDTESPVSTDDLRLAVRAATLYYLDGLTQAEVAQRLGVSRPTAGRLVARARAQGLVRIEVTVPPAWRDDLHAETERALEERYGLVEAVVVGRRVDDAGPIEDSASFTALGRAAAGLLTRRLHPSDTLGFTWGPETVAVAQAIPSGVASCATIVQLDGSISMSAYQTGTEFVLGRCAEQLRAQPLRLPAPLYADPSTVASMRADSLISRTLEVGRRAEAMIFGVGAVSTSTTLFEGSFLDTTMLNELDGLGAVGEIGGRFFRADGTAVHGELESRTMSVPLDDVRDCPATILVTGGQSKHRAVLGALRGGLANMLVCDIACAQYLLDHPDQRPRERHPEGRGTTEMR
- a CDS encoding ABC transporter substrate-binding protein; its protein translation is MALSVALTGCAGAGSIGTSGRTVTIAMVSNSQMQDAQQLASQFEAENPEIDLKFVTLSENQARAKITASTAMGGGEFDVVMISNYETPQWAEYGWLTNLSPYIEQTDGYDADDIIPSLREALSYEGDLYSVPFYGESSFLMYRKDLFEQAGITLSDPPTWTEVAEAAAQLDSPDINGICLRGKPGWGELLAPLDTVINTFGGRWFDENWNAQLNSPEVREAVQFYVDLVREYGQPGAATSGFSECATQLAQGRVAMWYDSTSAVSTLEDPASSNVVGKIGYAAAPVQEKDPSGWLYTWSLGIPASSEHTEDAWKFISWMTDQQYLRTVGEQLGWERVPPGSRLSTYEIPEYAEAAAAYGPITLESIEGADQQNPTVDPVPYTGIQFVAIPEFQDLGTRVSQQISAAIAGRQSVEDALDQAQKYAEAVGATYREKTS
- a CDS encoding mannitol dehydrogenase family protein; the encoded protein is MHVNEQTLPELGVPVPTYRRDDVSVGIVHFGVGGFHRAHQAMYVDRLLEQGKAKEWGICGVGVLPGDRRMQEALAVQDHLYTLVLTHPDGTWEPRVIGSIVDYRYAPDDPEAVVELLAAPTTRIISLTVTEGGYNIRHDTGEFDVDDPAVQHDLRSGEPPATVFGLVTEALARRRERGLRAPTVMSCDNIEGNGTVARRVFSEYARLLNPDLAEWITEHVRFPNSMVDRITPVTTDEVVSALSERFDVQDRWPVAAEPFTSWVLEEDFADGRPPFEDAGVQIVDDVAPYELMKLRLLNAGHQGLCYFAYLMGYRLVHEAAQDPLLAGFVRAYMDTEATPTLKPVPGIDLDEYKTTLIERFANPEIRDTIARLCAESSDRIPKWLVPVIRENLAANGHVRLSAAIVASWARYAEGIDEQGQPIEVVDRLADTLVPIARGQLTHPTAFIENAEVFGDLAQNHRFVDAYTWALNALHSDGARATLKELPGEPE